DNA from Pseudanabaena galeata CCNP1313:
CCTCCAAAAAGATCTCAATTCAAACCGTAAATCTTCATATAAGACCCTACTACCCGCTGATCTGATCGAGCAAAAATTTGCAGCACTATTTCCGCACGGATGGGAATGGCTAACTAATCGAGACGGACAATGGACCACCAACACCAAATATCCCCTAACGCCCAGAGACCTAATTGAAAAATGGCGATCGCCAAACGAGATCATAGGCGTAAGATTTGGCAAAGAAACCAGCTACTTAATGCTAGACATCGATGCAGGTAGCCAATACCACCCACAACACAACGAGCAAGCCCTAACAGCAATCCGAGCCGCAATGGAAAGCATCGGCTTAGTACGCCATATCGCCATCCAATCATCAGCATCCCAAGGACTGCACCTATACTTTCCCCTGCCCTACAGCATCAATACATTTAAACTAGCCTGTGCTACACGCCATGCCCTAGAAAAAGCCAAACTAACCATCAAAGACGGGACCATCGAACAATTCCCCAACCCCAAAGCCTTCAACGCCCAATTCAAAGGACACAGATTACCACTGCAAGAAAGTAGTTATATCCTCAACGACGACCTCCAGCCCCACAGTCAAACCCTAGAAACATTTCTAAACCTATGGGACCAAGCCGCGATCGCCCAAGATCTAGAACTACTAGAAACCGCAATTGCCAAAGCCCCAAAACCGAGAACCTATCAAACTCAACCACAGGGCAAAGGCACAGAATGGAGAGCCAACATTGAAGCGCGGATAGCGATCGGCTGGACAGGCAAAGGACAAACCAACGAAATGCTATATCAGATCGCCGTCAAACATCGAGTATTTGATGGGATTGACGACACCAACGAACTAGCCCAAGCGATCGCCACCACCGCCAAAAACTGCCAAGGATTCTACGAATACTCCAACCACACCAGAGAAATCGAAAGCAGAGCGCTTTATACCGCCCAAAGCGTAATGATTACCCATTATCCCTATGGTAGCCAAGCTAGCAACCAAAACAATCCCACAACCAAAACCAGCACCAAGAAAAAACACCAAGAAAAACAACCAACAGCCATAGAGCGAATTACCAAAGCCATCGAACAACTAAGCAATCTTGTTTTTAGTAAAGTGCGAGAAGCGATCGCCGCAATTAGGGCGATCGCCAAGTGTAGCCCCACCACCCTATACAAACCCGAAATCAAGAAACTATGGCAACCCCTAGTAAAAAGCTGTAACACAACTTCTAGCGACAATTTCAAACCAATAGAAGCAGAAAAAACAGAAAATCAGACAGCTTTCCCAGAGCTTAAAATCATTACAGAGAGCCTTGTTACAGTTAAAGCCACTAATGAAGTGTTTTTAGCTGAATCAGAAGAAGAAAAAATTAACCAATCTAACCCCATCCCCTCGCCCGAAGTCTCCAGATTCTCTAATGAAAGCTTAGAACCCATACAGAAAAAGGAATACAAACCAATCATGACTTTTAATCAGGCAATTGCGATCGCGTCAACTTGCCCTAGTCCACCAATGCTCGAAAATTCAAAATGCTACAAACCCAAAGAGCTGCCACGACAAAATCCATCAACCGTTGAAAAAATTCAAGCGATTGTCAATGCTGATCCAAGCAAGGCGCGATCACAATTGGCAATGCTCAAAGCTAAATTACTAATGCCTTGGCTTAAAGCTGAGGAGCGATCTCAAACTGAAGAAGCGATCGCTTGGTTAGAGAATTATCTAGATAAGAGTTGTCTTTTAGATGCTTAAAAATGGCTTAAATCAGGAAAAGTCGGATCGAGAATCTGTTCGATAGTGAATGGGCATTCCGCAGGTAGATCTTTGTAAT
Protein-coding regions in this window:
- a CDS encoding bifunctional DNA primase/polymerase, coding for MTYLQKDLNSNRKSSYKTLLPADLIEQKFAALFPHGWEWLTNRDGQWTTNTKYPLTPRDLIEKWRSPNEIIGVRFGKETSYLMLDIDAGSQYHPQHNEQALTAIRAAMESIGLVRHIAIQSSASQGLHLYFPLPYSINTFKLACATRHALEKAKLTIKDGTIEQFPNPKAFNAQFKGHRLPLQESSYILNDDLQPHSQTLETFLNLWDQAAIAQDLELLETAIAKAPKPRTYQTQPQGKGTEWRANIEARIAIGWTGKGQTNEMLYQIAVKHRVFDGIDDTNELAQAIATTAKNCQGFYEYSNHTREIESRALYTAQSVMITHYPYGSQASNQNNPTTKTSTKKKHQEKQPTAIERITKAIEQLSNLVFSKVREAIAAIRAIAKCSPTTLYKPEIKKLWQPLVKSCNTTSSDNFKPIEAEKTENQTAFPELKIITESLVTVKATNEVFLAESEEEKINQSNPIPSPEVSRFSNESLEPIQKKEYKPIMTFNQAIAIASTCPSPPMLENSKCYKPKELPRQNPSTVEKIQAIVNADPSKARSQLAMLKAKLLMPWLKAEERSQTEEAIAWLENYLDKSCLLDA